Below is a window of Alphaproteobacteria bacterium DNA.
TAATGGTTGGGATAAGTAATATACCAATTAACCCTAATAAAATATTGGCCCATAAACCTGTTTCAATTCCTATACCTATCAATAAAGCAATTAATCCAAAAATTGCAGCACGATCACTTTCACCCATTGGGCCATCATGTCGTCTTGAAATATTCATGGTTAAAGCAAGCATTCCTGCCATTTCACTTACAATTGCCAAGATTACTACCACCACCACAAGCCACGCTTTTAAACCTACCAGCAATGAAAATGGTAAAAATAATAAACAGCTTGATAATACATCGCCCAATTCATTAAGAAGTGCACCAAGTCTAGTTTGCATTCCATATTCTCTGGCTAATATACCATCCGTTGTGTTTAAGGCCATACGCACTAATAAAATAAGGGGAACTGCAAGTAAATAATATGTGTGATCATTAGCCAAAAGAACAGCACCCCCACCTAAAGCTGATAAAACAATACCTAGAACAGTAATTTGATTTGGGGTTGCACCAAAAGAAGCTAGGCGACGCACAGTTGGCCGTAATATTTCTTGTAAAAAAGGTTTTAAATGATATAAACTGGGCATTTGATGGTTTAAGCTATCACTTTAAAATAATCCTACGTTAGAACATTAAGTCATTTTTATATTA
It encodes the following:
- a CDS encoding CDP-alcohol phosphatidyltransferase family protein, with the translated sequence MPSLYHLKPFLQEILRPTVRRLASFGATPNQITVLGIVLSALGGGAVLLANDHTYYLLAVPLILLVRMALNTTDGILAREYGMQTRLGALLNELGDVLSSCLLFLPFSLLVGLKAWLVVVVVILAIVSEMAGMLALTMNISRRHDGPMGESDRAAIFGLIALLIGIGIETGLWANILLGLIGILLIPTIINRIIETLKEAKKKHER